From a single Pseudophryne corroboree isolate aPseCor3 chromosome 6, aPseCor3.hap2, whole genome shotgun sequence genomic region:
- the LOC134936338 gene encoding histone H4 yields the protein MSGRGKGGKGLGKGGAKRHRKVLRDNIQGITKPAIRRLARRGGVKRISGLIYEETRGVLKVFLENVIRDAVTYTEHAKRKTVTAMDVVYALKRQGRTLYGFGG from the coding sequence ATGTCTGGAAGAGGTAAAGGAGGTAAGGGGCTCGGAAAAGGAGGCGCTAAGCGCCATAGGAAGGTGCTGCGGGACAACATCCAGGGCATCACCAAGCCTGCCATCCGCCGCCTTGCCCGGAGAGGAGGCGTGAAGCGTATCTCCGGCCTCATCTACGAGGAGACCCGCGGGGTGCTGAAGGTGTTTCTGGAGAACGTGATCCGGGACGCCGTCACCTACACCGAGCACGCCAAGAGGAAGACGGTCACCGCtatggatgtggtctatgctctcaagcgccagggCCGCACTCTGTATGGCTTCGGAGGCTAA